The following are encoded together in the Desulfomicrobium apsheronum genome:
- a CDS encoding amino acid ABC transporter ATP-binding protein yields MHKQPIIDVQNIDKFFYTPERLQALNRVSCTVAHGEVVVIIGPSGSGKSTFLRCLNRLEYADTGHIIIDGVDILDPKCDINAIRAEVGMVFQSFNLFPHKTVLENLTMAQMTVRGRSKKEAEAKGMALLEKVGIAEKFAARPEQLSGGQQQRVAIARSLAMDPKIMLFDEPTSALDPEMVGEVLDVMKNLAREGMTMVVVTHEMGFAREVADRVLFMDKGEILEQGAPEHFFTAPTLERTKEFLGQIL; encoded by the coding sequence ATGCACAAGCAGCCCATCATCGACGTTCAAAACATCGACAAGTTCTTCTACACCCCGGAGCGCCTTCAGGCCTTGAACCGCGTCTCCTGCACCGTGGCGCACGGCGAGGTCGTGGTCATCATCGGACCGTCCGGGTCCGGCAAATCAACCTTCCTGCGCTGCCTGAATCGGCTGGAATACGCCGATACCGGCCACATCATCATCGACGGCGTGGACATTCTCGATCCCAAATGCGATATCAACGCAATTCGCGCCGAGGTGGGCATGGTCTTCCAGTCCTTCAACCTCTTCCCGCACAAGACGGTGCTGGAAAATCTGACCATGGCCCAGATGACGGTGCGCGGACGTTCGAAAAAAGAGGCCGAGGCCAAGGGCATGGCGCTCCTTGAAAAGGTCGGCATCGCCGAAAAGTTCGCGGCCCGGCCCGAACAGCTTTCCGGCGGCCAGCAGCAACGCGTGGCCATCGCGCGCTCCCTGGCCATGGACCCCAAGATCATGCTCTTCGACGAACCCACTTCCGCCCTCGATCCGGAAATGGTCGGCGAGGTTCTGGACGTCATGAAGAACCTGGCCCGCGAAGGCATGACCATGGTCGTGGTCACCCACGAAATGGGTTTCGCGCGCGAAGTGGCGGACCGGGTCCTCTTCATGGACAAAGGCGAAATTCTGGAACAGGGCGCGCCTGAACATTTCT